The following coding sequences lie in one Dysgonomonas mossii genomic window:
- a CDS encoding glycoside hydrolase family 20 protein: MNKYKLFFFIFALMNISLYTCYGAEIEDTGSIKIIPFPQEIILHKGKFCMTSATPIYTNLEGKEKKLILDFVKQSPLRLSNETNNTKQGGLQLIITENKGNIPDTYHLIVSPSSIKIEASASVGIFYGLQSLLQLAEQYGAQNIPALTIHDTPYLNHRGLMIDVSRHFFSKDFLKKQLDLMAYYKMNRFHWHLVDGTGWRVEIKKYPQLTQQAAWRPYENLVEWSDKGRQYCEKSPNAYGGYYTQEDVKEIVAYASSKYITVIPEIEMPGHSEEVLAVFPQLSCAGKAYVNSDFCIGNPETFIFLEDVLTEIMALFRSEYIHIGGDEAEKKGWQSCSKCADLMEKKGLKDVDELQSYMIHHIENFLNKNGRRLLGWDEIMQGGLAPNATVMSWRGEEYGIKAVQAGHDAIMTPIKYCYLNFYQDAPESHVLSWAGYTPIEKVYSYNPVPDSVNVEEKKHILGIQANVWTEYIPTENIAEMMIWPRALAIAETGWTQPDRKSFIRFKENALNAVEYLKNKGYNPFDLKHEVGERKEYSDTLKHLAIGKPVEYKQPFSDEYPAGGKDALVNGLQGGWSCDNNRWQGFINNGMDVVIDLQTTQTVHSIQATFMQDAFGWCWIPKDVEIYTSADSQNFTLLSTVTNDIPFTQVGFFLKEFAWKGNVEARYIRYVANPDKSNTKVGFIFTDEIVVR; the protein is encoded by the coding sequence ATGAATAAATATAAATTGTTCTTTTTTATTTTCGCACTGATGAATATCAGTCTTTATACTTGTTATGGAGCTGAAATAGAAGATACAGGCTCTATTAAGATTATACCCTTCCCTCAGGAAATTATCCTTCATAAAGGGAAATTTTGTATGACATCAGCTACGCCCATTTATACAAATCTTGAAGGAAAAGAGAAAAAGCTGATTCTCGATTTTGTGAAGCAATCTCCTCTTCGGTTGAGTAATGAGACCAATAATACAAAACAGGGAGGTCTACAATTGATTATTACCGAGAATAAAGGGAATATTCCTGATACTTACCATTTGATAGTCAGCCCTTCGAGTATCAAAATTGAGGCGTCAGCAAGCGTGGGAATCTTCTATGGTTTGCAATCTCTACTTCAACTTGCGGAACAATACGGAGCTCAGAATATTCCGGCATTAACAATCCACGATACACCGTATCTCAACCATCGCGGATTAATGATAGATGTATCTCGTCATTTCTTCTCTAAAGATTTTCTGAAGAAACAATTGGATTTGATGGCTTATTACAAGATGAATCGTTTTCATTGGCATTTGGTCGATGGTACGGGGTGGCGTGTAGAGATAAAAAAATATCCTCAACTTACACAGCAGGCTGCATGGCGCCCATACGAAAATCTTGTGGAGTGGTCTGATAAAGGACGGCAATATTGTGAAAAAAGCCCAAACGCCTACGGAGGTTATTATACTCAGGAAGATGTAAAAGAAATTGTAGCATATGCTTCGAGCAAATATATTACAGTCATTCCCGAAATAGAGATGCCGGGGCACAGTGAAGAAGTATTGGCTGTATTTCCTCAACTGTCATGTGCCGGAAAAGCTTATGTCAATAGCGATTTTTGTATAGGTAATCCAGAAACATTTATCTTTTTAGAAGATGTATTGACCGAAATAATGGCTTTGTTTCGTTCAGAATACATTCATATAGGAGGAGACGAAGCGGAGAAAAAGGGTTGGCAATCTTGTTCTAAATGCGCAGATTTAATGGAAAAAAAAGGTTTGAAAGATGTAGATGAATTGCAAAGCTATATGATTCATCATATCGAAAACTTCTTAAACAAAAACGGGCGCAGACTTTTGGGATGGGACGAAATAATGCAGGGAGGATTAGCCCCAAATGCAACAGTAATGTCATGGCGTGGCGAAGAATATGGTATAAAAGCTGTACAAGCGGGGCATGATGCCATTATGACCCCTATAAAATATTGCTATTTGAACTTCTATCAGGATGCCCCTGAATCGCATGTGCTATCCTGGGCAGGATATACACCCATTGAGAAGGTTTACTCTTACAATCCTGTACCAGACTCTGTGAATGTCGAAGAGAAGAAACATATATTGGGTATACAAGCGAATGTGTGGACAGAGTATATACCAACAGAAAATATCGCCGAAATGATGATCTGGCCGAGAGCATTAGCTATCGCTGAAACTGGCTGGACACAACCGGATAGAAAATCGTTCATCCGATTTAAAGAAAATGCATTGAATGCTGTCGAGTACCTGAAAAACAAGGGCTATAATCCCTTTGATCTGAAGCATGAAGTAGGTGAGCGTAAAGAATATTCTGATACTCTGAAACATTTGGCCATAGGAAAGCCTGTTGAATATAAACAGCCATTTTCGGATGAGTATCCGGCAGGAGGAAAAGATGCATTAGTAAATGGTTTACAAGGGGGATGGTCGTGTGATAATAACCGATGGCAAGGTTTTATAAACAATGGGATGGATGTTGTTATCGATTTGCAAACTACGCAGACCGTTCATTCAATACAAGCTACTTTCATGCAAGATGCCTTTGGTTGGTGTTGGATCCCCAAAGATGTGGAAATATACACTTCGGCAGACAGCCAAAACTTCACATTACTTTCTACTGTCACAAATGATATTCCATTTACACAGGTAGGTTTCTTTCTGAAAGAATTTGCATGGAAAGGAAATGTAGAGGCTCGATATATACGGTATGTTGCTAATCCGGACAAAAGCAATACAAAGGTAGGATTTATCTTTACCGATGAAATCGTTGTAAGATAA
- a CDS encoding glycosyl hydrolase — translation MKTRIILLLFASICILQIKSQTQKYKGYPSQRPDIDVLGEFKCPPKGYGNVPFYWWNGDVLNTERLKDQLDILSSAAIDGFAVSYIHQDPEVDIKAHKNGFGLFGKTEPGEPKIFSEKWWQIWKWFTQECAKKGLGVGLDDYTIGWIGNGYYPDKLVEDSKFKNYKGKLEIQSIAIKEDSTLNCKIPPNILAVVAYPGKIDLSKYINEGRLLWRTPNGKSCKVYIITTSNSYALHPDYGKELVDVYFADFEKKVGDAAKAGMNYFFQDELSYPIEIGSWSEDFRNEFEKRKGYDILLYLPALKENIGDITPKVRIDYCDVLMDLAEDRYFKPIYNWHAERGLIYGCDNLERGINPLAYVDYFRANSWYTAPGNDAPARGSSFMSTKVSSSIAHLNKRPRTWLEAFHSMGWGSSGSWLTHQIDHHFMAGGNLVCMHGLYYSTHGGWWEWAPPCFHFRMPYWPHMKKWLEYTQRLSYLMSQGHHVCDIALMYPTESMQAYSTSTPKQVFDLAQKMSDGGLDYDFVNYSFLQKATIEKQSISIADEKYKVIILADMEAIHHSSLLKILEHYRAGGIVLATGKLPKASTLSGENSNEVDAIVKEIFGLTSAQAYDGKTARKQTNSANGVGLYLSDMDSLNSVVQSLIVPDFKPNGNRGKVLHRKVGDRDIYMVMDVPKDTECFFRTTGKVELWDAHTGNMQDYPVVRQTKDGTYLLLEKESENSYLFVFSHGEPILANKVQKQEQLTSEVLLDGKWEVELLPTMNNKWGDFRLPASEELIGAEARSFRNSPATNTKTDWVKSDFDDSHWPEDIYGYGPQAFLDTVSKDISITDAIHQTKEKESVLYNFSWQYGVWDNPGSQGMHGLKGKVDDRFFILNSGGHQIYQTYIYAPHNGIYKIQIDGTRPYTILIDEKKVDDRFILAKGWHKLLIAYADTKQINYRMERGALHDFRDRSAVILFPDTVVLPTKDSSYLSSVSMRWLNTKHLIYDPYRGKYKRWNYRFRSVPGLYEMEFKIAGCDLKVWIDGVTIPKEYIRLLKEDMQGSNIYRVTLPHIQKEVGCVAFSVERKTGYQGTAVLCEPIKLRTAKGLMKIGDWSKTGALKYYSGGMYYRTDFSLDSLSGNMKAMLDLTDVIATCEVKINSQSAGILMSPPYQVDITPYLLPGINKVEILVYSTLANHYQTIPTPYRSTPEAGLIGPVKIKIYN, via the coding sequence ATGAAGACTCGAATAATATTACTTCTTTTTGCTTCAATCTGTATTCTTCAGATCAAATCACAAACACAGAAGTATAAAGGATACCCTTCGCAGAGACCTGATATTGATGTGCTTGGGGAATTCAAGTGTCCACCAAAAGGATATGGAAATGTTCCTTTCTATTGGTGGAATGGCGACGTATTGAATACAGAAAGACTCAAAGACCAGCTCGATATACTCTCTTCGGCTGCTATAGACGGGTTTGCTGTAAGTTATATCCATCAAGATCCTGAAGTAGATATTAAGGCTCATAAGAATGGTTTCGGCTTGTTCGGCAAAACCGAACCGGGAGAGCCTAAAATCTTTTCGGAAAAATGGTGGCAAATATGGAAATGGTTTACCCAAGAATGTGCCAAAAAAGGTCTCGGCGTGGGACTAGACGACTATACAATAGGGTGGATCGGCAACGGATATTATCCAGATAAACTAGTAGAAGATTCCAAATTTAAAAATTATAAAGGGAAACTCGAAATACAATCCATAGCGATAAAAGAGGATAGTACCCTTAATTGTAAAATTCCACCAAATATACTCGCAGTAGTTGCCTATCCCGGAAAAATAGATTTGAGTAAATATATTAACGAGGGCAGATTGCTGTGGAGAACTCCGAACGGAAAGTCCTGTAAAGTATATATTATAACTACAAGTAACAGTTATGCATTACACCCCGATTATGGGAAAGAACTCGTTGATGTATACTTTGCTGATTTTGAGAAGAAGGTGGGAGATGCGGCAAAGGCAGGAATGAATTATTTCTTTCAGGACGAATTGTCGTATCCTATCGAAATTGGTTCGTGGTCGGAAGATTTCCGCAACGAGTTTGAGAAAAGAAAAGGATATGACATTCTGCTCTATCTGCCGGCTTTGAAAGAAAATATAGGCGATATAACACCTAAGGTACGTATCGATTATTGCGACGTTTTAATGGATTTGGCAGAAGACCGATACTTCAAACCAATATATAACTGGCATGCCGAAAGAGGATTAATATACGGTTGCGATAACTTGGAAAGAGGTATAAACCCTTTAGCATATGTTGATTATTTCAGAGCAAACAGTTGGTATACAGCACCGGGTAACGATGCTCCGGCAAGGGGGTCGAGTTTTATGTCTACAAAGGTCTCGAGCTCGATAGCTCATCTTAACAAACGTCCTCGCACCTGGCTCGAAGCATTCCATAGTATGGGGTGGGGGAGTTCGGGCTCATGGCTTACCCATCAGATTGATCATCACTTTATGGCAGGTGGCAATCTTGTATGCATGCATGGTCTTTATTATTCTACCCATGGAGGCTGGTGGGAGTGGGCACCGCCTTGTTTTCATTTCAGGATGCCTTATTGGCCTCATATGAAAAAATGGCTCGAATACACCCAACGGTTGAGTTATCTTATGAGTCAAGGACACCATGTGTGTGATATAGCACTCATGTACCCTACCGAATCGATGCAAGCATATTCGACCTCGACCCCTAAGCAAGTATTTGATTTAGCTCAAAAAATGAGTGACGGAGGACTCGATTACGATTTTGTGAACTATTCGTTTTTACAGAAAGCTACTATCGAAAAACAATCTATATCTATTGCCGATGAAAAATATAAAGTAATAATATTGGCGGATATGGAGGCAATACATCACAGTTCACTCTTGAAGATATTAGAGCATTACCGTGCAGGAGGTATTGTGTTAGCTACAGGAAAACTGCCTAAAGCAAGCACTCTGTCTGGAGAAAACAGCAACGAAGTTGATGCTATTGTAAAAGAGATATTCGGGCTTACATCGGCTCAAGCATATGATGGAAAAACTGCTCGTAAACAGACAAATTCAGCGAATGGAGTAGGTTTGTATCTGTCTGATATGGACTCTTTAAATTCTGTTGTGCAGTCATTGATTGTTCCGGATTTCAAACCAAATGGAAATAGAGGAAAAGTACTTCATCGCAAAGTTGGAGACCGTGATATATACATGGTAATGGATGTCCCTAAAGATACAGAATGTTTTTTTCGAACAACAGGGAAAGTTGAGCTTTGGGATGCCCACACTGGCAATATGCAAGATTATCCCGTTGTTCGTCAAACAAAAGATGGAACCTATTTATTGCTAGAAAAAGAATCTGAAAATTCATACTTATTCGTCTTCTCTCATGGAGAACCTATACTTGCCAATAAAGTGCAGAAACAAGAACAATTAACCTCTGAGGTTTTATTGGATGGAAAATGGGAGGTAGAACTGTTACCTACTATGAATAATAAGTGGGGTGATTTTCGCTTACCTGCATCTGAAGAATTGATTGGTGCTGAAGCAAGGTCTTTTCGTAATAGTCCGGCTACAAATACAAAGACCGATTGGGTCAAATCGGATTTTGACGACTCCCACTGGCCGGAAGACATCTATGGTTATGGTCCACAGGCTTTTCTCGACACTGTGTCAAAAGATATTTCTATAACAGATGCGATTCATCAGACAAAAGAAAAAGAGAGCGTCCTTTATAATTTCTCATGGCAATATGGAGTTTGGGATAACCCCGGTTCGCAGGGTATGCACGGGCTGAAAGGGAAAGTTGACGACCGCTTTTTTATATTAAACAGCGGAGGTCATCAGATTTATCAGACGTACATTTATGCACCCCACAATGGCATATATAAAATTCAGATAGACGGAACAAGACCATATACGATTTTGATAGATGAGAAAAAGGTGGATGATCGCTTCATACTTGCGAAAGGTTGGCATAAATTATTGATTGCATATGCTGATACTAAGCAAATAAATTACAGAATGGAAAGAGGTGCCCTCCACGACTTTAGAGATAGAAGTGCTGTGATATTATTTCCGGATACAGTCGTCTTGCCAACGAAAGATTCATCTTATTTATCTTCCGTTTCTATGCGCTGGCTGAACACAAAGCATTTGATATATGATCCTTATAGAGGTAAATATAAGCGTTGGAATTACCGTTTTCGTTCTGTTCCCGGTCTCTATGAAATGGAATTTAAGATAGCTGGTTGCGACCTGAAAGTATGGATTGATGGAGTAACTATCCCTAAAGAGTATATCCGGTTACTTAAAGAAGACATGCAAGGAAGTAATATTTATCGGGTTACCTTACCTCATATACAAAAGGAAGTAGGGTGTGTTGCCTTTTCGGTCGAACGGAAAACAGGATATCAAGGGACAGCTGTGTTGTGCGAACCAATTAAATTACGAACAGCAAAGGGACTTATGAAAATAGGAGATTGGTCTAAAACCGGAGCTTTGAAATATTATTCGGGGGGAATGTATTACAGAACGGATTTTTCACTAGACTCTTTGTCCGGGAATATGAAAGCTATGCTAGATCTCACAGATGTGATTGCGACTTGTGAAGTTAAGATAAATAGTCAGTCGGCTGGAATATTGATGAGTCCTCCTTATCAAGTGGATATTACACCTTACTTGTTACCGGGTATTAATAAAGTTGAGATATTGGTCTATAGTACCTTGGCTAATCATTACCAAACTATACCGACTCCATATCGCAGTACTCCCGAAGCCGGACTAATAGGCCCCGTAAAAATAAAGATATATAACTAG
- a CDS encoding acyltransferase family protein: protein MSTKLVNLNNRLLSLDVMRGITIAGMIMVNNPGSWEYVYVPLRHADWNGLTPTDLVFPFFMFIMGISCYASLRKFDFEPTKQVISKILKRTFLIFFVGLFLAWLGLSVSTFFQLKSTGLPFFHLLELSVTNFEHLRILGVMQRLALCYGVASLIIIFVKHRYIPYIIAIGLVCYFLILIFGNGFQPDESNILGIIDRYILGEQHMYIERGVEPEGILSTIPSVCHVLIGFLCGKMLITIKDNKDRMLNLFLCGTILLFLGFLFNYGCPINKKIWSPTFVLTTCGSGALLLSLLIWIIDVKEYKSWSLFFQSFGVNPLAIYVFAGIVSVLVDSIPLNNTGFGFKSWLYAILARNIDPYLASFSLALLFIAVCWGLAHFLYRKNIYIKL, encoded by the coding sequence ATGTCAACAAAACTTGTAAACTTAAATAATCGACTTTTATCCTTAGATGTAATGAGGGGGATAACCATTGCCGGTATGATTATGGTAAACAATCCCGGATCATGGGAATACGTTTATGTTCCATTGAGGCATGCAGATTGGAATGGGCTAACGCCAACCGATCTGGTTTTCCCTTTTTTTATGTTTATAATGGGAATATCTTGTTATGCCTCGCTGCGTAAATTCGATTTTGAACCTACTAAACAGGTTATTAGCAAAATATTGAAACGAACATTTCTTATTTTCTTTGTCGGATTATTTTTAGCATGGCTTGGGCTATCTGTTTCCACTTTTTTTCAATTGAAAAGCACAGGTTTGCCATTCTTTCATCTTCTGGAACTTTCGGTAACGAACTTTGAACATCTTCGCATATTGGGGGTAATGCAACGATTAGCTCTTTGCTATGGAGTGGCATCTTTGATTATTATATTCGTTAAGCATAGGTACATTCCATACATAATTGCCATAGGCCTTGTCTGCTATTTCTTGATTCTTATTTTTGGGAATGGATTTCAGCCCGACGAAAGTAATATTTTAGGAATAATAGATCGCTATATTTTGGGTGAACAACACATGTATATAGAGCGCGGAGTAGAACCCGAAGGTATTTTGAGTACTATTCCATCTGTTTGCCATGTATTGATCGGTTTCTTATGTGGTAAAATGTTGATAACAATCAAAGACAACAAAGACCGCATGTTAAATCTGTTTTTATGTGGAACTATACTTCTGTTTTTGGGCTTTTTGTTCAACTATGGTTGTCCGATTAATAAAAAAATCTGGTCACCCACCTTTGTCCTTACTACATGCGGATCGGGAGCACTGTTGCTATCATTGTTGATCTGGATTATTGATGTGAAAGAATATAAATCGTGGAGTCTTTTCTTTCAATCGTTCGGAGTTAATCCTCTTGCAATCTATGTATTTGCGGGTATAGTCTCTGTTTTAGTTGATTCTATTCCTTTGAATAATACTGGATTTGGTTTTAAAAGTTGGTTATATGCAATTCTAGCAAGGAATATAGACCCTTATCTGGCTTCATTTTCTTTGGCTTTACTATTCATTGCGGTTTGTTGGGGATTGGCGCATTTTTTGTATAGAAAGAATATATATATAAAGCTCTGA